The genomic window agtaatatttttacctttagttattttgtccttttttgttataaaatGTGTTTAAGTTTAGAAGaaatttatcaaaattagaaaaatgaTTGAAGTTGGCCAAGTGCAAACTGTTTCGTTATACTGATTTTCTCTGTGCACGCGAGTTGTATAATGaggagaataaaaaaaaaagaaaataataaataaatgttcaAGTAGatgagggaaaaaaaaaggaataaaaaaaatgaaaaaaataaaaggtaaaacgtaaaatgtaatatgtaaaaggaaaaattggCAATAAAACTGGTGCATAATTAAAAGGAGCAAAGGTAACACCATAacaaatagaatatataaaaggacaaccaaaaaatattactaaaaaataatgtacttTGCTAGGAAGCGGTCATTCTAATTACAAAATGGTGTAATACTGCTTTATGTTTCTTATggttttatttaaaagaatacgTACTGCTTTTTTCGTTTTCTCATTCGTCCATTCTCTgtgcttttcttttcttttcttttttttttttttttgttttttttctacgTGCATTTTAAAGATATGCGTACACACATATGATATACATGTACAACTGTACAGATAATTcaatccattttttttttttttttttttttttttggaggTAGCCAATTTTTACGGCATTTTCTTTCGAACTATGTTGTAGAAAAATTGGTTGTTGGTATgtgtacaatatatatatatatatatatatgttacaaTGCACGTATACATACTAGTTTGCGCCCATCATAGTTATGCCGTAAAatgagaatattttttatttctgttGTCATTCCGCCTGCTATTCTGCCTGCTATTACACCTAGTATTATGTCTGCCATTCCGCATATAATATCCCATTTGTTATATCATCTTTTAGCTTCATTTCATgctcctttctttttttataataactcGACAATAAATTTTTCCATATCTAATGGGCTTGTCCTCGGTGAAAAGTACTTGACAACATTTCCCTTTCTATCAACTAAAAATTTTCCAAAATTCCACCCGATATTTTCTAGCTTGCCATTCTTATCATGCATctgaaatggaaaaaattaaaaagccCGTATGTACACTACGATAACTTTATACGTGAAAAGGagttgataaaataaataaaatatatatgtatactcacatactggaaaaaaaaaaaaaaaaaaaaatgtaaatactGCACACCCCACAAATATTTTCCATGTTAGGGTCATTTAACatgcaaaaaatattaactcATTTAAAGTtagaatatatgaataaagcTTGGCTTTTTGGTTTTCTTTCTATTTTTgattttctttccttttttgattttttttctatttttggttttctttctatttttgattttttttctatttttggttttctttctatttttgattttctttcattttttggtTTTCTTTCTATTATTGATtttctttctattttttgttttctttctatttttgattttctttcttttttttgttttctttctttttttgattttctttctatttttcGGTTCTCTTTCCTTGTTTCAtctctttccttttttcaaaaagagTATACTTACCGATTCACAGTTGGCCTTCAGAAACTTAAACAAGTCATTTGTATTTTCGCCATTCACTTCAACAGGAGCAAAGGTACTATacttaacattttttttttcgttaaatGCGCGTATATCACATACGTTTTGGTATTCCTGATTTAGAAATTGGTACGTTGGAAATGCAAGGAGCTAAGAAAGGGGGGAAAGGGGAAAAAAGGAGTAAATACAAGTGTATGAAAAGACAGTCGCAAAAATGCACGAATGAATAAAGCAAGGTAAGCAATACAAACAATGAGAATAAAATACATTCATAAAACAAATGAGCTATTTTAACGAACAGTCGACATTTCactgtttcatttttttaatcttcACCTCCAATCCCTTTGCTTGTAGCCGTTCATATAACTGGTTAAACTGTTCAATCTGACTACTCGTTAAACCACATTTTGATGCAGAGTTGAAAATAACTAAaaccttatttttatatgtggACATTGATATGGTTTTCCCATCTAAAGATTTTACATCATAATCATAAAGAGTAGGTCGTAAATCGCCCTTTGAGatggtaatttttttaaaaaatccaAACATGCTTGATATATTCCTCTGAAGAATTAATAGTGCTAAGGTTACCTTTATGAACagcaatattttcattttgctaATAAGCCAAATtgttatttcttaaaaagagaggttttatatgtttttctttaaaaaaaaaaacaaattgctattttatattttttgcaaGAATGTTCTTTTTGCGTTCTTTTAgtgtatttaaatataccGATGTGCACAAATAGCTTGCGTTActtcaatatattttgcttcattaaattttgcttcaatatattttgcttcaatatattttgcttcaatatattttgcttcaatatattttgcttcaatatattttgcttcaatatattttgcttcaatatattttgcttcattaaattttgctttattttgtaaaatttacttcactttgaaaattttactttcctttgaaaattttcttttactttaataattttaccatattttgataattatattttaattttttagttttatttgttttatttgttttatttgtttaatatttttatttgtacattttattttattttattttgatttattttttttttttcggtACTTTGTGAACAATTAAtcaaatttttgaaaaactgTTTCTACCTCACTccgtttaaatatatatctaaatatatatatataatatgtatatatacgtatacgtgtgtatgtgtacacatttatactttctcattattacatatatataatataacttttatcAGAATGCTCCCATTAGGCCACCGGCTACTCCTTAGTTTTTTCAAGTATAATTTGCTGATTCCTAGTCTAATCTTATTTGCATTTTAACGCTAATCTGGCAAGGTCGAAAAAATGCtgaaacgaaaaaaaaaaaaaaaaaatatacatatatatatatatatatatatatatatatatgtatatataagcaaataaagtaaaataaatcatgtaaggtaaaaattagtaaaataatataacaaacgAACCAAACGGACTGCAAAGCAGACCAAAATGCAGTAAAATAAAGCATATTTATTCTAACCGCTTCTTGgcgaaaaaaaattttttttttcccttttatcGACTCTTCAAGAAAGAGTAGTTTTATTCATTCACTGATCCATTGGCGAGTTGACGAATTTACTCACTGACGCATTGACGTATTAACGTATTAACGAATTGACGAATTTACTCATTGACGTATTAACGAATTGACGCATTCACCATTTTGCCATTTCATTTAATGACCTCATTTTCCGATAGTTCTTGTTCCTCTTAAAggcaaattaaaaaaaaaaaaaaaaaaaaaaaaggacgaGACTTCTCCTGCTCTTTCCCCAATTTTTGCTTATCAGTAcacgaaata from Plasmodium malariae genome assembly, chromosome: 13 includes these protein-coding regions:
- the PmUG01_13022000 gene encoding glutathione peroxidase-like thioredoxin peroxidase, putative produces the protein MKILLFIKVTLALLILQRNISSMFGFFKKITISKGDLRPTLYDYDVKSLDGKTISMSTYKNKVLVIFNSASKCGLTSSQIEQFNQLYERLQAKGLELLAFPTYQFLNQEYQNVCDIRAFNEKKNVKYSTFAPVEVNGENTNDLFKFLKANCESMHDKNGKLENIGWNFGKFLVDRKGNVVKYFSPRTSPLDMEKFIVELL